From the Lactuca sativa cultivar Salinas chromosome 9, Lsat_Salinas_v11, whole genome shotgun sequence genome, the window AGGTTCTGCAAAAAGGTTATTCTTCTAGCAACCCGTGACAGACACTGACCCATGAGGAGGCGAATCCGCCTTTTCTTGAAGTAAATGGGACCCACAAAATCTTataatggacaaggaaggaaaatgGAAATATGATTTAATGAAAGGCAATGATAAACCTGTAGGCAATTTGTTCATTAACTCAAGTGCAAATGAAGGTCCAGAAAGTGCAACAAATGGTTGTCGAGAGTTTCTGAGTGTTTGTGGAATTATCTGAGACATCATTCTCAATGTGTTTAATTCTAATCCTTTACTAAGGGATATGAAAGGAAGTCCTGGCTCTACATACTCAGCAACACCCTCCAAGAAGGAAGAACTGAACTGCAATGCAACATATATATTCATTTTCTCATATTTTCATCATTAAGATCCAATTTCTCATCACATTTATGTAATTTGATATTATAAATTCAGTTAATTGAAACCTGTACTGGTACAGCATGGAGGCAAAAGTCAGCTCCAGTGAAAGCAGTCTTTGCATCGGTTGTTGCTATCACATTTTCTGGTAGCTTGTGGTCTGGAAAATACTTTCTGCAAACAgagaattatattattattatgattaagcTAAACATTGTAAAAGAGGAAGCAAGTAAAAAAGAGACAAAAAAGTTATGTGTAGTGAAGAATCAAAATACAATTCTCACCCATTACAATGATTCTGGTTAATAGATTGACAAATTTGAGGATCACGTACGAGCATATTGACTTCCATTTGCATCTTTCTACCTGCAACATGGGAAGCCATTGCTGTTCCAAAAGATCCTCCACCTAGAACTACTACCTAAAATCCATTCAGAAAGTAGATATATAACATATAAATGTGAAAAGTGAAAACCACTTGAATTTGTTATGAGAATGGCTTATTTAGAATGTGTTTGAGACTGAATACAGAATCTTATTAAGCAATGTTTGTCCTAAGATAGTGAGTAAAATGATAACTTTTTGTCACTTAAATAATTCAGACATCTTACTCATTCAGTTTTATCAAAAGTCATTTACTCCATTGCCTAAAACTTCCTCTTTATCTTATAGATTATAgaacataaataagttttctCAATCTTCCTAGTGTAAATCGATTTACTGATCATCTCCTTTCTAGCAGCAACATTAGGCTTCTTTCTGAACTATTGAATACTGGATGCAATATAGAAGTGTTATGAGAAATTCTATACACTTACTCTCATCAAATTTAACCTTAAAAACTACATTCACAATCAATATAACAGATTAACGAAATAGCAATGTTGTGTAATCGCTCATAATTTAATATCTCGACTTAGGTGAAAATTAACGAGATAGCAATCATCTAATTTAGCTATGAAATCAGAAAATGAATGTTACTTTGTTCGTGCGTTCGAGAACATCGGTTTTGGCCTTGGAACGCAAAGAACGAGACCACCGGACGAGCTTCTCCCACGCGACTTTGACAATTTTCCGACGGTCTCTGGTGGTGCTGGCAACTTCCAGGGAAACGTTAGCGTCTCCCGGAGGTGACTGGTTCTGCTCAGGCGGAGGCGGTGGATCAACTGCTGCGCCACACACTGTATATGTGTGTTTGGATGTAGAGTAGTGTAGAAGAAGAATTGTTTGCTCAAATTTTGGTGCAGGAGAGAAATTATGATGAAGTAGCTTGACTTGAGATGGAGATCGTGAATATGATGATGAATTATTGGAGAAGAGAGAGGTCGACCATGGTGTTTCGAAGAGAGTCGCCATTGTTACCGTACTGTAGTTTATCCCCTACACGCATTCCACGTTCACTTGTTTAAAGTTGTTTTCAGAACCTTTTAAACCCCACATTTTCGGATTCCAGTTTCTGTTTCGAATTAAGACGGAGGTCCTCAGTTATAATTTACCCCCTCTAAGCTAGAGTAACTACGAATTCTGTCCCTTAACTTCTTATAAAGTTCCAATTTCTCCAAATAGGCGCCCTTTTATAAAGAAAGACTATCCAGTTTTTTCTTTTTGCTTTCTTTTAGTTTTTGTTATTTAAGGTAGTGTTTGGTCACTAGAACAAAATAGGATCGTAACaaaagaaattaaaagaacacaattggatggaatgttggtgatttgttatcatcaatattatttaagtgtaatgggattattttgttgaccaaaagtgatcttgataaatattaaacaagtaaggaaggtgtggagtacacacttgtttaagtttgatcaagttttcaaaatacactgtcatttaggggcgaagcccctaaacgaacggggttcgggggcagcgcccctgggagcgaggtctaaggggcggcagcccctggctggggtcgagCTGCCAGGTCACCATTGTTTGACCCTTATCCAAACTTCCGTTTTTATGTCAGTTTTTATAGTTTTATGACAGTttgaaactgtcatatgacagttttcagacTAAGATCATAAAGTCGGTTTTGGTCTCATTTCTGGTACACAAGAAACTATCATCAAAACATTTTAAATTCTTGTCTCTTTGAGTCGTATCCGATTAAAGAATATTGGGAGTACCACTCAaatgctttaatctgaaagtgttttaCACAATTCTCAGAATTCCAAGCCTTACTATACCCCAATTTCTAACAAAGATTAAAGCAATTATGTGATCATGACAAGTGGTGATTCTGTGAAGGAAATGACAAGTAAGTTTGAAAAACTGAACAAGTTTGAAGGGTAAGCTTTTCGTAGATggcagaagaagatgaagtttctcCTTACCACTCTGAAAGTGGTGTATGTTATGAGTACACCTATTCCATTCTTACCAGAATTTGTTGAAGATGAACCTTTGGAGGCAACAAGAAGAAGATCAAAAtgggaaaatgatgattacatatgTCGTGGTCATATTCTCAATGGTATGTTTGACTCTCTTTTTTATATCTATCAAAATTTCGAATCTGCAAAAGAACTGTgggattctcttgaatccaagtaCATGGCTAAAGATGCTTATAATAAGAAGTTTCTTGTTAGTAACTTTATAGGTTACAAGATGATTGACTCCAGGCTTGTTATGGAACAATTCCATGAAATGTTAAAGATTTTGGGACAGTTTGCTCAGCACAATCTAAAAATGGATGAAGCCATTTATGTGGTTGTGATCATTGACAAACTGTCCCCTTCCTGGAATGATTTTAAACACAATCTGAAACATAACAAAGAGGAATTGACTTTAACTGAACTTGGAAGCCATTTAAGGATTGAAGAGTCCATAAGGACTTAAAAACTTGATAACAATCCTAAAGGCAAGAACCAAGTTGGTTCCTCTTCTGTGAACATGGTGGAAGGAGAAAGTTCAAAGAATCCCAAGAAGTCTAAtggaaaaaggaagtttaaaggaaatGATGACAAGTCTTCAAACAAGAAAGCTAAGTTGGTTTGTTGGAATTGTAACAAACCAgttcacttcaagaaagattgtcgtCTTCGCAATGTGAACAAGGATGGTGCTGGACCAAGTGGATCCAAGGATCCAGAAGGAAACAAACTTTTTATGTTGGTTCTAAAATACCAACGATAATGGTTTGTATCAATTAAAATGACAAAGAACATTGTCATTGTCCTTGCCACATCTAACTAAAAGCCTCTTGTAATCATTTTTCTCAAACCACAGCCGATAACCATTAGCAACACCATATTGTTTCGAGACATTTCCATTTTAATCACTAAAAATTTATGTAGTTGAAGTTGTAGTTTGAAAAAATGAATATAATAGGCTATTAGTTAGACGTAGCAAAGAAATGACAGTCTTTTAATCGATAAAAATCGTAATCATTgttatttcaaaacaaaaatagaAAGTTGGTTTGCTTACTAAATACAAATAAAAGTATAGTGATATGAAGAGCAAATATAAGGTTATGGGTTGccattttaagtcattttccttaAAAATAACCTTAAAGTGTCTTTttgatcaaaattagggtttatgaaaattaaactctaaggcttaaaattttgacttGGCCAGGGTTTtctgaaaccctagccaccatcccctttgtaacactctaaatcaGGTATGGCTTAGAAACCCTTGAAGAATTTTAAGTTTGTCCTAAATGGTcccttggagtacgcggggcgtacttatgagtacgcttagcatactctgCATTTTAATCGCGAGGGCATCTCGCGTACGCGGGACGTACGAAAGGGTACGTCGGGCGTATGCCAGTGaagactaaaaccctaaatccggacttgagaccctatttaaacaagtTATGAcctcttggaccaaaccctatcAACCTCCTTAGCCCCATTTCGTATatttttgtaacgacccaattttcacgtccaaaaattcgttttaaaacattactttagaaaacattaataattaaaaacattgtttgatcaaaccataacacaacgtaaaccatgtctaaaagccacatcatacaaccaatcaaaatatcagagtataaatcccagagaaatctcgtaaatgcggaaaccagtgtgtgtgcatgatgtgccgctaccgcgccagctccttcccctttgaagaagaggtacctgaaaccaaaactgtaaactgtaagcacaaagcttagtgagttcccccatcgtaccacatatcatacaaacacataacatacatactgtcaggctattctggggtgcctgactacccggtacggccattctggggtgccgactacccgtacggccattctggggtgccgtcctacccgtgtcaagccattctgggggtgctgactacctatttcaagccattctggggtgctgactacccgtcggtcctaacaaccgatcctcggggactattcccctcctactacccctatcgcatataacataacaggccagcatgcaaaatatcatcacgtactgtcagacatttctcgGGTGTCCGAACTactcttcggtcctaacaaccgatatCTACTCCTATCacatataacagatcatgctagcatataacacatcgggtagtagtaaacctagatgatatcacaaagacaatcatctaacatacgactcctactggtggaccggcgttgtggccgtagacccaccgctactggaaggtaactcacctcgaagtagctgctgatctgatcgggaactgactgtctactgttgctactgctgctccggaaatcctccggctgaaattcccacaacatactcaatcaaacactgctaactgccctttgggtaaaatgaccattttacccctgatcatgccctaagtcaaagtcagagtcaactttcagttgacccgactcgccgagttagctctccaactcgccgagtccctacccaaacgattgaccTGAAtctcgtttctactcgtcgagttaggcgatgactcgacgagttctccttctaaactgatatttaaatccttcatcctactcgccgagttgtatgaacaactcgtcgagttcatcttcatccgatgaacacttatgttgcgactcgccgagttgtatgaacagctcgccgagtccgttcttgatctaaggagattgccttgaactcgccgagttcctccatagataaTAATTCTCGTTGCAATTGGTATAAACATGGAGATCGTAATACCCGGTATTTCCACTCTTTAGCTAGTGCAAGACGGAAGAGAAATAGGATTGAAGCTATAAAGCTTGATAATGGGGAAAAAAGGAATCATCAGCTACTAATACAGCTGAATCAAACGAAAAGAAGTGAAAAAGCGAGCCTATCGGAGTTGCCTATGTGAGGTTCCTTCCGATCTCTGGACTCTTTCTAATAAAAAGTGTCAAAAAAACAAAAGCTAGCAAAGTTTTATTCTTAGTTTCTTCTACTCAACTGCTTCTTAAGCTTTACTGGATTTAAGAGTAAGAGATAGGCTCTTTCTGCGTTTCCGATGGTAGTTGATAGAGGAAAGGGCGATACGCTTTTCTTATCTTTACAGAGTCACACCCCATGagtcactgctcactcgacactacgaaaaggggacaaactcggagacttgcgaaccgactcgccgagtcagatgaacgactcgccgagtcgttaccatgcaattattatatggtcgattctgcttgaatccagtttaTGTCATACATAGATAtgggctcctagggcctggttatcacgtaaagtttccaactttacgtgtaaatagacaaccatgagggttttaaggtccaaaatgcaccaaaaggggtagatctagggctttcatgcaatatggttccaaaaagacagtagatctgtgctcttggagctcaaccatgcctagatctaaaggtcaatcagcttattacaaaccctcaaacatacacaatcttggaaagggttcaaagaggactttaatggagctataagggacaataagcttacaaacagaggggaaacgagttATACCTCAGGGGAAATGTTGGAATGGCatagagatgcttggcctccttctcctcttcttgattcactcttctttctcctcaaaagcttcaagaacaccacaaaaacacttcaaactcacaaggaaacaaggctagagagagatacagggctctgagggtgaatgggggcgagattGGGGCGGAAAGAgagtttaaataaggtgcaaacccctgaaacttagggtttcatccaacagcggtgactcgtcgagtccggaatatggactcgccgagtcaccaacttaaacgtgtcccgggtctcgtatctactcggcgagtcggacctatgactcgccgagtccaaggctaaaagaagagaaatactcaaataagatttacgtaccaggaaccaggtgctacaattttAGCTGAGTTTGAGTGTTTGAGCTTAAGAAGAGGCTTTTGGTGAGCATTTTAGGAGTTCTTTCAAGAAGGTGATTTGCTAGACTAGCTTGGGACGATTTAATTCTTCAAGAATGTGTATTGTGGACATCTTTCAAGGCTTCTAaaggtaaaaagtttgcactttgccATTTAAAcctttagatctagctagggtgtCTAGTTTGTCCCTTTTTGGTTGATTTTAAACCTCATTTGATGAGATAAGCTACTCCATGAGGTGGGAAGGTCAGATCTGAGGTCCCTTAGTCATTTAGAgacataaaaatgagatcttgatgGATGTATTGGTCTCATGCATGGATTACggaccttggaaaggtcttaatggggttGTTGGGCATTTTTGaggcatgcaagggcataaagttgccaactttatgccttaggacatctTTTCAGACTTAGATCTAGCTTTTGGACGTGAATGACTCGAGcattaagcatttaatggaaAAAGTGCTTAACATGGGTGTACGCCGGGCGCAACTGGATGTACGCAGCATGTAGTCTCTGAAATCCCATTATGCTGTGCGTACCAGGGTGGTATGTTGAGCGTACGCAGCCCAGTCggaccctaaactgttttgggcctttggacCTCATTTGGCTGTTGGGTTTGATTGGATTCAATGAGTTAGAGGCCTTTTCATCCATTTGGGCCTAGGACATATTGGTGGGGTCTTATTGGGCCAAAGGACCCATTGAGGGAATTGGACTTGGACTTTGGGGCCCATTTGCAATATTAGGGTAATTGGGCATTAGGGGGTAATGTTTGAAGGGTGGGCCTTCCTTGTGGTAATTAATGACCTATCATTGATTGTGTTACTATTGTTATTATTTTAGAGAGTAGGACAGTACTAGTATTCATCGGACGGAGGTGGGTCTTCTCatcatacctatgggtctaaggcaccaaggctgacccattatgtgaaaatgttatgtgtatgttattcATTTGTggattgatatgttatgtgttgttatgttggaatggaagaccccggggggagcccgaggcattggatataagaccatgtggggtagcccatggcgttCCTAAGTAAagtccatgtggggtagcccatggcattggacgTAAGGCCATTGGGGTaacccatggcagtcctaggtaaagaccatgcggGTAACCCATGACACTTTTGCTGGATCGTATTGCTTGATTTATGTGGTATGTGTATAGCTCTATTAGCTATCAGGTTGTGTGTATGtgattgtgtgtggtatgctctgggaaactcactaagcattcgcttacaggttgttgatttgtttcaggtacttctgagcctaaggtcaagggcaaggcgtgatgacgtggtGTGCACTCTATCTCTTTTCTTTTGGTGTTTGGGACCCTCTGGTGTTTTAAAAAGGGAAACAATGATGTAATAAATGttgatttgaaaacaaatgtttGAGAACCCACGGTTAATGCACTTGGTTttgattaatcaaaaatgaaaatttttctttGTAAAATGGGTCGTTACACCCTTATTTTCGAAAATTGATATGCATATccctagggtttctagtttccttgattattattttaatatgacTTAAATTCGAATAATTAAAACTTGATGAACCCTATCCTTTTTAAAAATTAGAAGGCTAAGGGattaggattaaatgtgaattatttaattaaatgtttaattggtaaataattatttaatccatatgatttaaatttatttaattaattgtttaattggtaaataatatgatttaaatttGTTTAATTAAGATAAAAAGATTAAATCATCATTtagtttaaaattaattaattattaactgtTTAATTCGAAAATTGATtttaaaccctagtattttgaaaagtttaatatacaccttatatatatatatatatatatatatatatatatatatatatatatatatatatatatatatatatatatatatatatatatataatgtttaatatattatatgtacaaGCAAGTCAGTCAAATcaatagtatgcctcattcacgaagttatACTCTAAGGTTAGTATAAGGATAACGGCCTATAACATAATCGTTGAATAGGtgtacactctcacccaccgctccctTATATGGTGGacggtcgttatccgaacggatTTGATGGACATAACCTCTAAAAGTATGATACcataaagacaaaactgcaaaaatggtccctgcaatttctcattttatgtggttatggttcaaacatttgaaaagttgcagatttggtccttttcaacaagtttgttgTGGTTTTTGTCTTTCATCTGTTAAGTTTAACTGGTTAGctgttaactttttttaaaatgacaattttactcTCAGGGACCATTTTCGCAGTTCGTTTACCAtactataaggaccatttttgcatacattcttttttattttattgaagtatTATATACTACGTGTAAaactcgtgtattacacgggttgaataacaaagaaattaaatattaaagtgtaaaaaataaaatattttttaaaataaaattttaaaataaaaaataaaaaaatttattaattgtaatttaatataatatttatgacatttaatactttacatatataaatatataaatattatgtgctttttaattttaaaatttgaaaaacctaAGAATTGACATGtagatattatttatttcaaaaatatcacaaaataacaagtgtcaaaactcatgagagattgacatgtggcaaaatggat encodes:
- the LOC111885355 gene encoding glycerol-3-phosphate dehydrogenase [NAD(+)] 2, chloroplastic isoform X1, with the translated sequence MATLFETPWSTSLFSNNSSSYSRSPSQVKLLHHNFSPAPKFEQTILLLHYSTSKHTYTVCGAAVDPPPPPEQNQSPPGDANVSLEVASTTRDRRKIVKVAWEKLVRWSRSLRSKAKTDVLERTNKVVVLGGGSFGTAMASHVAGRKMQMEVNMLVRDPQICQSINQNHCNGKYFPDHKLPENVIATTDAKTAFTGADFCLHAVPVQFSSSFLEGVAEYVEPGLPFISLSKGLELNTLRMMSQIIPQTLRNSRQPFVALSGPSFALELMNKLPTAMVVASKDKKLANSVQQLLASRNLRISTTSDVTGVEIAGALKNVLAIAAGIVEGLNLGNNSMAALVAQGCSEIRWLSTKMGAKSTTISGLSGTGDIMLTCFVSLSRNRTVGVRLGSGETLEDILCSMNQVAEGVATAGAVIALAQKYNVKMPVLTAVARIIDNELTPQKAVFELMNLPQVEEV
- the LOC111885355 gene encoding glycerol-3-phosphate dehydrogenase [NAD(+)] 2, chloroplastic isoform X2, whose amino-acid sequence is MATLFETPWSTSLFSNNSSSYSRSPSQVKLLHHNFSPAPKFEQTILLLHYSTSKHTYTVCGAAVDPPPPPEQNQSPPGDANVSLEVASTTRDRRKIVKVAWEKLVRWSRSLRSKAKTDVLERTNKVVVLGGGSFGTAMASHVAGRKMQMEVNMLVRDPQICQSINQNHCNGKYFPDHKLPENVIATTDAKTAFTGADFCLHAVPVQFSSSFLEGVAEYVEPGLPFISLSKGLELNTLRMMSQIIPQTLRNSRQPFVALSGPSFALELMNKLPTAMVVASKDKKLANSVQQLLASRNLRISTTSDVTGVEIAGALKNVLAIAAGIVEGLNLGNNSMAALVAQGCSEIRWLSTKVQINGSEINNDLGVIRNGGHNAYMLCQPVKKQNSWSSFRFWRNT
- the LOC128129029 gene encoding uncharacterized protein LOC128129029 encodes the protein MKFLLTTLKVVYVMSTPIPFLPEFVEDEPLEATRRRSKWENDDYICRGHILNGMFDSLFYIYQNFESAKELWDSLESKYMAKDAYNKKFLVSNFIGYKMIDSRLVMEQFHEMLKILGQFAQHNLKMDEAIYVVVIIDKLSPSWNDFKHNLKHNKEELTLTELGSHLRIEESIRT